The DNA segment GAAAACTTCCAAATTATGCAGTATATGAACTTTTCCATCCCAAAAAGAAGTCCAATTAACATGCCTTGCCATCGCAATGGAGGAAGGAAAGGGAATTTGACCAAAGGGTTTTGCTGGGACATCATGATTATTGATCATCCCTGTAAGATTTCCAAAACCAAGTGGGATTTTTCCACTAAGGTTATTGTAAGAGAGATCAAGAATTTGAAGAGCACTAAGATTTGACAAACTAATTGGAATGGACCCATTGAAAGAATTATTTCTcagatttaaaattataagagaAGACATCTGAGAGAGAAAATTTGGGATTTCACCTCCAATATTGTTGCTTTGGAGATTAAGGTATTGGAGCTGGCTGAATTTTGCGATTTCTTGAGGCAAGACACCAGAAAACTCATTTTCGTTTAACAGAAGCACTTTTACAACCAATGGAAAAGTCACTGGAACCTCACCTGATAGTTTATTGAAGGAAAAATCAATATAAGCCAAAGATGAATTTGGATTAAATATTGGAAACTCATTGCCTGAAAATTTGTTGCATGACAAGTCCAGCAACCTTAGTCCAAGCTTTGAGATGGATGGAGGCACTGTTCCAAAGAACCGGTTGCTTGACAAAATGAGTATTTTCATTCTAGAGGCTTCACCAATAGTTTCTGGCAATGCTCCTGATAAATTATTATATGAAAGTATAAGAGCCAGAAAACTCTGAGATTGAAATAAGTGAGGTGGCAGAGAACCCGAGAACTTGTTATTTGATAAAAGCAAATATTTAATATCGGTATCAGCTAACCATTGAGGGAGAGTTCCTTCAAGGTTGTTATCACATAAATCTGCTACTTCTAACTCTTCCATCTTTTGAATTGATGGAGGGATCTCTCCAGAAAAATTGTTCTCACGTAAGCTCAAATAAGAGATGTTTGAGAGGTTGCCGATATCAGTTGGTATTTCCATGGTAAAAAAATTATGTCCCAAATCCAAATACTCTAACCTTGTCAAATGCATCAGTGATGGTGGAATTGCTCCAGAAACTTTGTTGCTGTAGAGTGAAAAAAACTTCAAATTTGTGAGATTTCCAATCTGTGCAGGTACATTCCCTCCATGGAAATTATAACTTACGTCAAGATACTCCAGGGGCCTTAAAGAAAACAACTGGGGAGGAAGGGAGCCAATCAAACTATTACCAGCCATGTCAAGTCCTACAAGGTTAGTTAAATTGGCAAGCCCAACTCCCGGAATTTCACCTTGTATATGACCATTATAAGAAATGTCAAGAAAGATGAGTGTTTGCAGGTGAAAGAGTGGAGCTAAAACATCAGATTTCACAAGAGTTTTCATGGCTAGTGAAGGAGTGAGATGAAAGAGGTCAAGACTAGTCACCTTTTGCGAATTATGACAGCGAACTCGTTCCCAGTGACAGCAGTCAGAAGTTGAGTTCCAAGACTCTAACCCAGAAAGCTCCATGTTTGAATTGGAGGAAACGTTTCCCAGTAGTAGAAATTTGAATTGGAGAAGTGCTTCTTTCTGATATGGAGGACAGCAAAGAGAAAGGTTGAACCAAGGAACCGTGATAATGAACAAGATTATGGAAAAGGGTTCAAACTGGAAGCTTAGTTTGGCCATTCTTGTGTTCTCCGCGCCTTTCCCCTGCCAAAGCCATCCTAATTTATAATTGTATGTATCTCAAAAGCAGGTGCGAGCCAGAAAATTAAGTgggttaataaaaaatttttgttTCACTCAATTCAAacgaaaaataaattatatataataataaattttttcttaaaaaaatatgtaaattttctatatatatcacaataatataataaaaaaataattttataaaataataaattctcactataattttaaattaataattattttttacgagctctaatttttcaaagaattacatgaagaattttattatttatataatttgggGTTAAACTATTCTCTTGTATTATTATTAGTATATCaccaataaataaattataaggaaaattaaaatacctacaaatgaaaattttaaaaaaacttaCCTAAATGCAGTTTTACTAATCTAAAATACGCAATCTTATCATATATATTAACTTTCattttcgaaaaaatatttatctAAATTGAGTTTATTATGAACTTAAGACAAACATATAGATTTCACTGTATATaatatgttttgaatttgtaATGACAGGTCTAAGCGAGTTTTTCTTTTCTAAATTATCTTATCACTCCACCTACATTTTGTTGTTTCTCAAAGGGGACCTACCgaaaaaattgtatttggtttctTAATCAAAATCATGGGAGAAGGAGGACCTAACAAAAGAAATCATGAATTTATCACAAGGAGAACATAATTATTTGGAGCACACCAAGGAGCTCACTTGTGTATAGCAATAAAATACTTGTGGCTAATAAAGATATTCTATAAAAATCATTTCAGTGATGATAATCAGAAACAActggaatattaaattattatgcaTAATTTTGTTCATCTTATTATTTTCTCatctatatttatatatattataaatattttattttcaaaaaatttcATACTAAAATAATACCAAAAAAATTAATACACATGTATATTAAATTacaaactccgcctaagtagtttgcgcttagccggtcccaagcccggataaaggaggagggttgcggtaggtgacaaccagcataaaaatttcgtcacaccttatgatatggattcaaatgatataaacgttggggcgtcctctactaacgacacgctacatcggagcccgggtgtagtgagaaatatgcaaggatgTAGGGCGTTCATCGAAAGCGACGagtcatgccggcgcccgggtgtggtgttaagtgagcaagggttcccacatcatggacgggtgtgggtaaagaagttagttcataggacagatagtagaacagatagtggaacagaacacaagataaacatagaaaacaatagaagatatcataaaaaGAGAGTAATTAGGAAGAAGCAGGTTagaaggaggatcagggttgatacttggaatattggatcacttacaggaaaattaatggagcttgtggataccttagaaaggagaagggtgaatattgcttgcattcaggagactaaatgggtatgagagaaaagtaaggaagtaggtaattcagggtataaactgtggtttaccggaaaggagagaaataagaacggagtgggcataatcatagacaagacattgaaagacgcagtaatagctgtgaaaagagtaggagatagaattatactaataaagctagtactagaaggagaaacaataaatatagttagtgcttatgccccacaaataggactagacagtgagagtaaacaaaggttttgggaagatataaatgatttaatgcaaagcataccgaatgaagagaatgttttcattggtggagatttgaatggacatgtaggaagtgatagacaaggttatgagaatgtttataaaggttttggttttggaagtcgaaatgaggagggaaaaagtatcctggatttcgctatggcatacgacctaatactagcaaatacctactttataaaaagagagtcacatttagtgactttcaaaagtgggcaacatagaagccaaatcgactttctcttaaccaggaagacaaacagAGCTCTgtacaaggattgcaaggtcattccatgagaggctttaacaagtcaacatcagttggtggtcttggatgtcaagtttatgaacaattcaagtaaggtcagaagaaatagtgtagctcgaacaaagtggtgggagttcaaaggagtaaagcaaatgaagttcaaaaatgaacttctcgagtccgaagtatggaagctggatatggaggccaatgatatgtggatacagatggcaacaaagattagagaagtagctagaaaagtacttggagagtctaaaggacatgaatcaccctcaaaagagagatggtggtggaatgaggaagtacaaaaggtagtgaagagaaaaagggaatggtataagaaattacctaaatgtgataataatgaggtatatgaacagtacaagataacaaagaaagaggcaaaaaaggcagttagtcaagcaagagcacgggcctttgaaaagttatatgagaaacttggaactaaagaaggggagaaagatatttatagattagcaaggaggagagaaatgaaatgtcaagatctcaatcaagttaggtgcattaacgataaagaaggaaaagtgttagtgaaagatgaggacattaaagaaagatggataaattattttaatgatctctttaataatagtcaaaatggtaataacgtgaatatagattatagaacaatagaaaagaatgtgaattatactagaaggattagatctttagaagtaaaggaagcacttaagagaataaaagtgggtaaaacctgtggacccgatgaaataccaattgaagtgtagaagtgtttgggagatatgagagtggcatggttaactaaattatttaataagattctaaactcaaagaaaatgcctgatgaatggaggaggagtatcttagtacttatttttaaaaataagggagacatacagagttgcacaaactataggggaattaaactcatgagccatactataaagctgtgggagagagttgtggagcatcgactacatcatgatacttctatttctctcaatcaatttggtttcatgcccggtcattcaactatggaagcgatttttctcattagaagcttaatggagaaatatagagatgtgaagaaagatctacacatggtttttattgatttggagaaggcttgtgATAGTGtcccaagagatgtcttatggaatgtgttagaataaaagagagcatctattaggtacatataagtgttgaaagatatgtatgaagaagcaactactattgtgcgcacggtgggaggggacacaagagattttccgatctcaattggattacaccaaggatcagccataagcccttacctttttacattagttttagatgaattaacgaaacatatacaagaaagtattccttggtgcatgatgtttgcggatgatattgttctgatagatgagacacgagaaggagtcaatagaaaactagagctttggagaagtgctctagagtcaaaggattttaagttaagtagaacgaagacagacatgcattgcaagttcagtgaaggccaaactggtgatagggaaggagttagtttgaatggagtggtactgtccctaagtaatcactttaaatatctaggctcagtccttcaagtagatgggggatgtgaggaggatgttagtcataggattaaagccggatggttgaagtggagacgtgccacgagagttttatgtgatcgtaagattcccaataagctgAAAGGAAAAATTCtaccgtacagtcatacgaccggctatgttatatggtagtgagtgttgggcactgaaagagtcgtatgcgtctaagataagagttgcagagatgagaatgttaaggtggatgagtggccatactagactagataaagtccgtaatgagagtattagagaaaaggtaggagtggtgccaattgaagataagttgagagaagggagattgaggtggtttggtcatgtaaagcgtagacatacggaggctccagttagacaagtagagcacattaggttagaggatagaaagaaaaaaaggggtagacctaaattgacttggaggagagtaatacaacatgacctataagcattacatatttctgaggatttaacctaaaatcgtttagagtggagaaagcgaatccatatagccgaccccaaattattgggataaaggcttagttgagttgagttgagttgagttgtatattaaattacaatttatcaagtgttatggttattttattgacaaatattttcctaattattcaatatttaatttttcatgttagattatcgCTTAGTTAATAAATAAGTGtccaataaatatgaaaattcctaaaattataatattttaaaatattaaattttataatattttaaaatattaaattttataagatttttaaatggaaaattaaacaatattatagcaaaaaattttaagtttatctcataataataataagaataattattatttttcataattttctagaaaAGAAAAATTGTAACTAGATGATAATAATTACAATCTACTATATATGATatactaattataataaaattctaaCAATATTATCtcgatatatttataatttattagatGATCGGTATCAATtaatacaatttaaaaaaaattaaattaaattttttattattatgaaattaaattatataattaattaaaatttatcctttattatctaaaaaaaaaatttattattataatatttttttggtTTTATTATTCTTTTCCTTCCCATAGATAGATGGGAAGAAGCACCATTGATTTCTTTTTCAGTAGTCAACCGACTTGACCCATTGGCTTTACATCATAGTTAGTCTCCATTGATGACTTCTTCAtaacggaaaaaaaaaaaaaaaaaaaaaaatttcctgcACCAAGGTTTATACATGAACActtaattaacaaaaaattacattcatatatttttaaatgagattcatcataatttaaattaaaataataattaataattaatatactcTAATATAGATAAGAATTGCTCCAAAAGGAATGAATAATTCCATAGACTTTATGTCACAGCGTATGGAATGGTTGCAAAAATCAAATTCCAAGATTCCTCCATTACCCACAGAATGATtgaatttgtttttattttaataattcatATACAGGATCCATTTAAATATATGATCGAGAATTTAAtttgagatttaaaaaaaaatctaaattaaacattaaattgaggttttatgatttttctcttaaaatacaaatccaaatcaatctttatttccaataaacaCCTATTTAGATGAAGCTTTATGGTATAGAAGAATGGTTTTAACACTCTGTTCACATTTATCTGATCAAATCTGcacttttattttaattaattaattatatatatataaagtaaaaataaaaaattattatttaatttttttattttaacaaaatcaactatctgattatttatttttaaaaatacattagttaatctttatatttttattcTATCTAATTTTTAGTCTATTTGTCAGTTTAAATTAAGTTTTTATTAGTcaatatatttaaaaagaaagAACGTAACGTTAtaagaataaaataatttaaaatttaggaagtaaaataattatataattatatttttcaatTTATAAATACTATATTAAGGATAACAGTAGTCAAGTTTTTATAGGTACTTAACTAGATCGAATCCTAATAAGATAGATTTAGATAGTATATAATTGAGTTTGAGACGGATTTAAGTTTAAAGAATAACACCCGTAACGAGTTTGAGTTTTATATATTGAGTATTCATTACCTAAGCtcgtatatttaattaaatataaaatatatatttttattataatatttataaatttttgtattttgttttcaataaaacataatttaaatattttataaaattattaaaactttaaatataaaatattaaaaaataatttttatataaaattaaacaaattcaGTTATTTTTCTCATGATAATAATAAGATCCAAGTagctaaaaatatattttaattaaatttaagatatatttaaaattttaaaaatattaataaatttaaattcggaTAAATAAATTTTGTGATCCATTGCTATTCCTAGTTGATAGAATTAAAcagtaaaaaattaaataatgttttttttaaataaaaaaactaaataattaatttattaaaatataagattaattaataaattttcaaagaAAAACCCATAAAGACAAGATGCAGACTTTTGTTGCGTTGGTGTAGGTTGCGGCAAAGATGCTTTCATTATTTTCCACATGGAATTGACTTTTTTTCTTTAGGTACATCACGTGGACTTGACTTgacttttcattttccttttttaaagATGACTTGACTTTCCTATTAACAAAATATCagagttttttttattaattaaatttaatcttgttagcaagtaataaaattatttattttaaatatattaaattaatataaaaagtattttacaaaattaatttgaaatattacCTATAGtaaacaataaataataattctagTATGCATGACATGGATGGTGCGTCCTTAATTATAATTTGATtataggaaaattcaaaaatattaagatttaattattttatttaggtGTTAAATCATTTcaagtttttttaatttaaattaaattattttaaatgatatgtttaattaaattatttatgaaaaattatataatagaaATTTTAGATAAACTTACAAATTGTAATttgttttcaattaaaaaaatagctttttataaaaataattttattaatttaatttttaattaaaattcaaattaattagaTAAATTTAAAGCGGTCAAGGTAAAACCAAGGGCAGAAGCAATCTTGTGAGAGAGGGATGCTAACTACATGGCAATATACTTGTCTTCCATTTATGACAACTCAAAAGGCCAAAGCATAATGACAGTAATGAAGCACAACTCGACTGCAATAGCCAGGTACTAATACATATAAATGTTTTAACAAGCTATTGCCCACCAGCTCAGATTGTGGCTCAGGGCACCAGCTCTCTTTTCTCTAtccctttttcttttcccttGTACAATCAATATATGCGGAGATCCTATATGAGAAGCTTGAGTTTACCTTAACTTGCAGGAGAAAGCCAGCCAACCAATTCCATGTTAGGTCTCAAAATACCCTCTCAGCTTTcaaattttgaaactatgaagTTTTTTTGGGGATGCTCCACCCACATTTACACCAGAAATTAGCAGACAGTTCGTCCATAACAGATTGATGCAATGTAGAGGTTTTTGGACCATTTTTCCTGTCATAgagaataaagataaaaataacaATCATTAAAGTGAAACCACCAAAAGAAAGATACAAAATATGTTTCCAAGTCCAACCATATTTAAGTGAATTTAGTTATGAGTTCCTACAGGTATACACAATAAAAAATGTTAAACCAAGTTAGTTCCTGGGTGTTGAAACCAAACTTTGTCAGGTGTTGGGAGCAAAGGCGAGACAAGTGTGATACGTACCTTTACATGGGTGCTTGGGAAGGCAGAGGTACGAAGTGTTTCCTGAGTTTCATCCACCATTTTCCGTTTTGGTATGCTTAATATGAAGGCGGCCTGATCAGCAGTGGCAGCCATAGATGTGATCCTGTAACCATTTTCCCATCGCCGATGTATTCCTTCACTCGGGTACAAAAAATCAAGCTCCACAACCTTCAACAGTAAATCCAAAagaaaaagagggaaaatcagatgCTATTGGGTAAATCAGAAAGTAGGTGTGCACACATTTAGAAAGGAAAATGGTTATTCATTTATTTCCGATGAAAACTCATACCTGATCTGAATATCCAGCATTCCTGGACATCACCACACCCCAGCGACTGCCAGCAGTTGTCATGGATGTGACATGAAAGCCTTCTTTCCACTTCTTATTTATCCACTTGAAAGGAAAAGATTCACTCACTTTGTATGACTGCTGGGTGTAAGGAGTTCCTGCATGATTATAAACATTTCAGAATATTCTTTGGTAGTGGATAATCCTATTCAATTTCTTGGAAAATAGATCTAAATTAATTCAAGCACGTTTGCATGAACAGTCTGACCAAGTACCAATGTCAATGACATGCATAAATGAATAATTTTACACCAGCCATAATTAGTAAAATGCAATTTGCAAACTAAAAGTTAGATCTAACACTTCTATTTCAAGTCACTTACCCAAATTTCAAGTTAAACTAGACAGCAGACATCATAAATCAATAAAGCACAAAAAGGTACCAACCTTTGGACATAACAACTAATGAACTTCCATTGCTTGCACCAGCTATTGAACTAATATAGAAATTCTTTTCCCACTGTTCCATAATCCAATCCTAATAAAAATTCAAGAATGATAAACAAAGTTAATAGTTCCATTGGTTTTACAAGTCACTGACAGAAGATGCTAGCAATTAATGTTTTCAAACTATAACCTTGTGCAGGAAGACAGCTGACAGTTCATAAACCTGCGTAGTGAAACCAGTTCCAGCATCCATGATTAGGGCCCAGAGATTAGCTGAAGAGGCCACACAACTGATATATAACCCATCTTCATTCCCTTTGTCCACATGCTGGCGCAGCCTTGCATCTGCCACATTATAATGATATCTGCAAATCCAATAAGAATTCCTTATTGCCAAGCAGGAGAAACAAACAATAGAAACAAGGTGCTTCTTATAATTGATATTTTCACTCTCATCTGTATTacttgcaattaaaaaaaaaatgcaggCTTTTGGGAATAAATCATGTCAAATTGAAGACAATGTTCAACATCCTCCAAAAGTGAGATAAAGTAATATGGATATTGTGATACGAGTGCAGGCTGACATTCTATCTTAACCATCAAAAACTATAATAACTATAAGCTTATGACATTAAAAGAATTTACGGCTAAATTGATAATATAAGACTGTCCAATTTTAGAACAAAAAATGACAAAAAAATATGTACtccaaaaattttcttcaatatCCGCTAAAAATAATGCACGTGTTAAAATATTTTGGATTGCTAGAGATTTTAAATCTCCTTCAATCCTTCAAAGCATTCATTATTCTTCAAATGTAATCAACCATGATCTACCATATATATTCAAACCATCTACTTTCAGcctttaattatttttcatggCTAGTCATCTAAATTTCATATCTTACTAGCACTAGTCCCTATTATCCCAGAGTTGCATTGCTCTATGCTCAACTTCATCCTCCTCACCATCTCACCAGTTTTGTAGAGAAAAACTCAAACCCTTCTGAATTAAACTTTGAACACCACACACTAAAGTGCATAACGATGATAAACGGAAATCCAGCCGGATGCTCTGTGGCACAAAGGGCAAGGGATTCAGCATAAGTTTCCTTGCCACAGCTTTGAAGCGTGAACCATGTATTTTTTGTTGTTCTATATTGTACTTCAATGTTCTCTTGAAGCTTCAGTTGCTACCTACCAACTTTTTTTCTCCTCTGCCTAAAGAGGAAGGTAATActtaaatgacaaaaaaaaatacCATCCTTATCCACTTCACAAAACATAAGATATCACAGAAGTCGAGCTACTCATTTGCATCAGTTAGTCTACATAATGAATGAGCTGTTATACAATGGTGGGCAGGCTAAAAATGGTGATCAAATTTACTACATGTTAAATTTATGTAGAGATGCCATTTGCTTCTGGGTAATTATGGATCAAATTTACATAGAATTGTTTAAAACCAGCAATCAATGAGCTGAATTCTATACCAAAAACCATTTTGATGCAGAATTCTAAGGAATATTTACTTCGTCAGTAGTCTCAACTGAAGAATATTTCTCAAGATTTGGCCTgtactcctctctctctctctctctcaaattctTATATTAGAAGCAATATCTCATAATTCTATTATCTACATGACTATATCT comes from the Hevea brasiliensis isolate MT/VB/25A 57/8 chromosome 5, ASM3005281v1, whole genome shotgun sequence genome and includes:
- the LOC131179860 gene encoding receptor-like protein 46 isoform X2 — translated: MAGNSLIGSLPPQLFSLRPLEYLDVSYNFHGGNVPAQIGNLTNLKFFSLYSNKVSGAIPPSLMHLTRLEYLDLGHNFFTMEIPTDIGNLSNISYLSLRENNFSGEIPPSIQKMEELEVADLCDNNLEGTLPQWLADTDIKYLLLSNNKFSGSLPPHLFQSQSFLALILSYNNLSGALPETIGEASRMKILILSSNRFFGTVPPSISKLGLRLLDLSCNKFSGNEFPIFNPNSSLAYIDFSFNKLSGEVPVTFPLVVKVLLLNENEFSGVLPQEIAKFSQLQYLNLQSNNIGGEIPNFLSQMSSLIILNLRNNSFNGSIPISLSNLSALQILDLSYNNLSGKIPLGFGNLTGMINNHDVPAKPFGQIPFPSSIAMARHVNWTSFWDGKVHILHNLEVFWKKFERGLPIQNIQIYTFLDLSNNQLSGEIPDSLGRLKSLKSLNLSNNNFFGGIPRSFGGLQRIESLDLSHNNFSGEIPHTFGNLLQLSNLDLSNNKLEGRIPGGSQMDSMNDPNSYANNSGLCGMQIKLPCEEIPSKPKQVKEKMVKKSNSSETWFSWKMVVIGYPFGFLSTILALYVTDYFYIA
- the LOC131179860 gene encoding receptor-like protein 46 isoform X1, with translation MAKLSFQFEPFSIILFIITVPWFNLSLCCPPYQKEALLQFKFLLLGNVSSNSNMELSGLESWNSTSDCCHWERVRCHNSQKVTSLDLFHLTPSLAMKTLVKSDVLAPLFHLQTLIFLDISYNGHIQGEIPGVGLANLTNLVGLDMAGNSLIGSLPPQLFSLRPLEYLDVSYNFHGGNVPAQIGNLTNLKFFSLYSNKVSGAIPPSLMHLTRLEYLDLGHNFFTMEIPTDIGNLSNISYLSLRENNFSGEIPPSIQKMEELEVADLCDNNLEGTLPQWLADTDIKYLLLSNNKFSGSLPPHLFQSQSFLALILSYNNLSGALPETIGEASRMKILILSSNRFFGTVPPSISKLGLRLLDLSCNKFSGNEFPIFNPNSSLAYIDFSFNKLSGEVPVTFPLVVKVLLLNENEFSGVLPQEIAKFSQLQYLNLQSNNIGGMINNHDVPAKPFGQIPFPSSIAMARHVNWTSFWDGKVHILHNLEVFWKKFERGLPIQNIQIYTFLDLSNNQLSGEIPDSLGRLKSLKSLNLSNNNFFGGIPRSFGGLQRIESLDLSHNNFSGEIPHTFGNLLQLSNLDLSNNKLEGRIPGGSQMDSMNDPNSYANNSGLCGMQIKLPCEEIPSKPKQVKEKMVKKSNSSETWFSWKMVVIGYPFGFLSTILALYVTDYFYIA